The nucleotide window TTGGCATGCACAAACTCAGCTCCCGTTGTACAGAAATGAACTAAAAAACCTGAGAGATAAGGTCGATAAGCAGACGCTGAACAAAAAAGATATCAGCGACTTTGAAGATAAGCTCTGGACGTTCTGGGATAATGTTTTAGTCCGAACAGAAGCAGAAGCGAGTTTATTAGCGACCCTTTCACTCAAGCAGCGGCAACAGCTCATTCGTCGATTAGAAGAGACGCAGGAAGACCGTTACCAGCGTTTTCAGGATGACCAGGAAGAAAACCCGATACTAAGAAGTTTGGATCGTATTTCGGAAGTAGAAGAGGACCTGGAAGGTATTATTGGTTCTCTGACTAAAGAACAGGATAAGTTATTACGCAGCTGGGTCGCTGACTCCCCTGAATTACGTGGACAATGGTTAAGCTATCGCTCAAATTGGTTAGGTGAATTTGAGAAAGCGTTGCTGAAGCAAACGATAGACGAAAATAGATTATCAGCATTAATTCTTGACCCCCAACAATTAAGAAGCGAAGAACTTCAGCAAAAAGCGGATGAAAACAGCCAGTTTCGCAAAGCGTTTTTATGGGATATGTATCAGAGCCTGACTGGGGAACAACGCAAAAAAGTGATAGAAAAGGCCGATGAATATATCGACCTTCTTGACTCTTTAATTGATGATTTTAACGATTAACGAACTTCTATCATCTTACAAGTGTTACTTGAGCCTACGGTTTCCATTACATCTCCGTGGGT belongs to Idiomarina sp. PL1-037 and includes:
- a CDS encoding DUF6279 family lipoprotein; translation: MYRLLAVITFLILIVGCTANLGYKFADTLVEWKVKDYVDLTGEQEELLAEKVDEMHLWHAQTQLPLYRNELKNLRDKVDKQTLNKKDISDFEDKLWTFWDNVLVRTEAEASLLATLSLKQRQQLIRRLEETQEDRYQRFQDDQEENPILRSLDRISEVEEDLEGIIGSLTKEQDKLLRSWVADSPELRGQWLSYRSNWLGEFEKALLKQTIDENRLSALILDPQQLRSEELQQKADENSQFRKAFLWDMYQSLTGEQRKKVIEKADEYIDLLDSLIDDFND